The genome window ACACTAACGCTGTGCGACACACTCTGGTTGCTGCAAGCTGCCGACGTACTACGTGCTCTAGCCCATCAACGCCATATTCTAGGCATCCCCGGCGTCTGGCGCGGCCACGACGGCAAATGGCATCGACTGTCATGTGTGGAGCAACGACCGACGAGTGTTGTGTTTCCATTGCGACGCGTGCAAGGATCGATGGTTTAGTTCATAGATGTTTGGGGTTTGGTGACTATTCAGTTTAATATGTCTGTAGTCTTTTGATGTTTATACCTACCAAATGTTGACACAATTCTATCACAAATAGCACCTATTAGGGCTTTATGGATATTATATTCCAAAATAATGCCACAAATGTTCATATCTAACACTTGGATGACAATGCATTCTTTGTTGTTGGGTAATATGCAGAAGCCACACTCCTTTTATTTATCCATATCTGCTTGGATTCTCAATCTCACGCTTTTTTCTCAGGATGGACTATGGTTTATGGACAAAAAATAGTTGCAGTACCTATAACAAATGGGATGGTGTAGCACGCTCTAAAATCCAGGTGCTGAAATTCTATGTCAAGTAGTATTTCTAGACATCCAAATTAACCATTGCTTGGTGACAACTATTAGAAGCAACACCCTACCCGCAAACAATCGAAATCATGTCTTACCTAATGTTATGGTCACATTTAATATAGCTCGAGTAAGCTCATTTCTGAATTTGTTACCATAAAAAAGTAGTATTGATAGAAGTTGGTGCTTCCAACACCTAGGCAAATAGGTTCTTCTACTAGGGTATGCTACTGATTGACGTCATCTTCAAATGGTAGGCATATTGATGATTTGGCTGCCACCATAAGTACCTGACACTAGGCTTTGTTCGTTGTACACCATCTTATTGTTGCCAACTTAAAATTAAGGCAAGCTGATCACTCTACTCCTTATTTTTAGTACTTCATCATAATGTCCAAATATGATGCTGAGAAGTTGCAGACTCTATTGTTGTCCTTAGTACAAACTGTTGACATTGGACAAGGTGATGTCATACTATGTCAAGAAGAGAAAAGATCCGATCAATTTTCTCATGCAAGCTTGAAGATGTGATGGCATATTATGGCAAGAAAAGACCTAGCCCATTTTTTGATGCAAGCCTGAAGTTATGCTGCACATTGTTGAAGTTATGAAGTGTTTGATTTGTTTCAGTTTTAGTCTTAATGCACATCTGAACATTTGAAAAGGGGTCTGTAGTAATGTACTTTTCACATCGAGCTGAGTTGTTTTGATGGTCGTGTGCCTAGGACTGCTGTCCTTTGTTCCTGAACTAGACTTTGAGCTACATTTGTCTATTCAGACATGATTGTGAAAAATGACAAATTAATGGAACCAATTTGGTTATCGATTTTGTGTCATTAATATTAATCATCATTTGATATATTacatttaatatatatatatatataggtgaTGAAAAAGATAAATTAAACAAAAAGATTGATACTTGTGGTAGTTGAAGGGAAATGTAATTTTATATGTATGGTGGATTGTAGGGAAATGATATAGAGGGAACCGCTACGGGAGTGGTGATATAGAGAAGGGAGAGTTTGCTAATGTGGCGCGATATTGGTGATATAAGATGACAATTACTCCCTCCATCCACATGATTTAGTCGTTTTGGTTTGTCCTAAGTCAATCAATATAAGCTTTGACCAATTATATTAGATGTTTTATAAGATTTTACAACATAAAAGTAAAGTTACTAGATTCATCATAACTTGAACTATTGTAATATACAATTCTTTTAGTTTAAAATAATTTAATCTTATATATATTGTTAGTTAAAGTTAAAATAGTTTGATTTAGGACAAACCCAAAACAACTAAATCATGTGGACGAAGGGAGTAGTGTTTTTGTATATTAGCGTATTTTATCAGATTGAAACCGTAGCAACACATAGGCACATAACTAGCTATGTTCAACACATTCTGCCTCATTTCTCTAAATGTTGCCAGCTGCTCTCCAATAACATTACATGGTTGCCTCATAGTCTATGTAAGGAAACCTAAAACTTGAATGTGCACAACTTCAGTTGTTGTGCCTGTTTTTAGAGGATTCATCTTTAGATGAGTTGAATATTGTCATAATACTTATCCATATGTATGTAATGTAGAAatcatgctacaccatatttcccCACAACATAAAAGATAAAAGGGCCATATTTGTGAGCTAAAATAATTTTGATAGTCACAACTCACCATCCCCTTTTGATAGGCTTAAGATCTCCTTTTTTATAATTTTTCACTCTGCAATGCAAATTTGTTCTATGGAGACCATGGTACATCATCATATCTTGTATTATCAACTTAGAATTTGCCTATTTCGATTAATAGATTAGCCAAATTTTGGTTGTTCGAAATGACAAACTTCAACATTTGTTGTGACTATTGAGTTGATTCTTGATAGTACTAAACAATAACTTATGAGTGCACAAGTATCCTCCGTTGCAACGCAGAGGTACATACCTAGTAAGAGACTTGAGAGCCCTTCTTTTCTCTATCACCGCTTGTAACCCACTTATAATCCCTATTATGAGCATTGAGCAACAAAGGTGTTGATAGTGCGAGCCGCCGAAGACTGGATGTAGAGATGTTCTgtccgaaccagtataaatcttgcgtCCACCAAACACACCTTCCAGAGCTCAGGACACACACATagaaatttacttgtcggagcggAGGTTCGAACAACAACATCTAAAAATATCCTTATCAAACAAGTAAAAAAGATACATATTACAATATTAACATAAAAGTTTCTTCTAACATGTTTAAACACGAATGAGTAATGGATACACcataatttttatttttttcgaCACTTCGCTACTGAATCATTGGACTATATATTGATAGTCTGACTACTATACACATGTACCTAGAATGGGGCCTATGAATTTGGGGCCTGAGGCGACTGACCCTTTGCCCCACCCTTAGGCACACACTGTGTGAAAGAGCTACACTACGTGTGGCTTCATATCATATTGAACTTATGTATTTTTTCACCATCTATGGTGCGATAGGCTAGTGGTAGACGAGTAGCAAGAGGAATAGATGTACGCACTTTGCACGTGACACGGAGTATGATAGTAACAAAGATGAGTGACTGTGTAATGTGACTGTGTGTGTGAGAACAAAACCCTAGAAGAGGACCCAAAGCCCTCGGGCAAATCTGGGCCGTCTACCCCCAAAATCCAACGGCGCACCTCGCTCCGCCCGTTGTACTTAATCGAGCCGCAACCGGCCTCTGACTGATTTCCTCTCCGGTCTATTCTCTACTCTTCTTCCCCAGTCCTCCCTACTCAGTACTTACCTCAGCACGCCACTGCTCGAAGGCGGAGCGCCTCCAAAATCCATCCCAATCCCAAATCCTCTGAATTCGGACGCCGCTCGCCCCACGCAGATGGATGCCCGCCCCTCGATTCGCCCGCGCTGAGCATCCGAACCCGGTTCCCGCCGCCTCGGCTCATTCCGGCGCTGAAAGATTCAGCTCCGCGCTTCCGGCCGCCGGAGCTCGGTAATGGCGGGGTTCTAGCGCGGCGGACTTAAAGATCTAGCCTCCTCTTTTCCTTTCCATTTTCTCTCTTTCGCTGCTACCCCCTCACACCCCCACGGCGATGGTCACGGAGATGGCGGCGCGCGGCGGCGAGGCGGCGGCGTTTGGCGCGGAGACCGACCGCGGCGACTTCGAGGTGTTTCGCAGTGGCTCCGCGCCGCCCACTGTCGAGGGAGCCCTGGGCGCCGCCGGGGCCGACGGCGGCCTTCTCGTGGACGACGACCTCCGCGCCGACCCGGCGTACCAGAGCTACTACTACTCCAGTGCGCACCTCAACCCGCGCCTCCCACCGCCGCTCCTGTCCAAGGAGGACTGGCGGTCCTCGCACCACCGCCTCCGCTCCGCGGGCTTCGGCGGGATCGGGGACGGCAggaggcagcagcagcaggcgtCGGCTGCCGAGGGGACTGTCGGCCTGCCCGGGATCGATCTTGGTCGCCAGAGGAGCTTCTCCACCATCTTTCAGGTGGAAAGATCGAATCTTTTCTCCCACTTACTTCTTAGGTTTACCTTCATTCTGTGCTACTAATATACATAATATACGTGCTTCGAGAAAGCCTTTGACCTTCTAGTCGTTCCTGTTTTTGACTGATGAGTGATAGGCCTGAGTTCACTCCACTTATAGTGGAGTATCTATATATCAAGCGTCCAAGTATCTTAGATTTTCTATATTTGACATATATTAGGTGTCTAGTCGTTGTGCTTTCTCTACAGTGTGAATGCGTGATTGCACGTGAGACCTgtggtttctggtgatgtctttgtcTTGCAGTTATATGTGATCTATGGATTTTGTTCGAGTGGTGCTTCTTCATTGATAGCGAAATTTATTTACGCGAAGATAAGTGACGCAAGGAACGAAAAAACGCCTTCTTTCCATATTTGGCTTTGGAGGCCTAAGTTGTATTTTCAGCTGACTATCTTGATTGTGACGTTATACCGTTACTAGTGACGTTATGATGAATGCTTCCGCAGCAGTTCATgctttctggtcttgagaaacgtcTACTGGTTCATTACAAGCATTGTTCCATATTTCACGTGCAAAATGCTTCGATGCAATATAGACATGCCTGTGCATCAGTGAGCTATATTCTGCATTAGGGCATAGAGAGAATCTTCTATCTTTTGTGATTTGCTTAGCATCGTACCCTTCCCTTTGCCGATCTTTATTTATTCATGACTGCATTGTAAAATTCTTGGAGTCCTGCATTCAACCACTACCATTTTTACCcctccgcccccgcccccgcccgcgTACCGCTGTTCATTCTTTCTTTTCCATTGAACTAACATCAGACTTATGCTTCTTGTGGTAAATGGTGCAGGAAGACTCGTACCAGCGTGATATGGATAGGCATACTGCCAGCCACAATAGTAATGACTTACTAGGTTCTTCTGGAATACAGTATGGTCTAAATCGTGGATCTGGAACTATTGGAGGCCTGCACTCTAGCAATAGTCTACGGAGCTTGGATGAAATTCAGAACAATGATCTGCCATCAAACACATTTGCTTCTATTTTAGGGTCATCTCTTTCTAGGAGTGCATCTCCAGACCCTGAACTTGTGAGGAGGGCCCCTAGTCCATCCCTGCCTCCAATTGGTGTGAAAGTTGGTAACACTGATAAGAAGATCAATGGTGGTTCCACTTCTTTCCGTCGTAGCTCATCCGCAATCGGAGAATCTGATGATTTGGTGGCTGCTTTATCTGGGATGAACTTATCATCTAGGGCAATGAGTGGGCAAACTATGGACCAGTCTCAGCTCTATCAGGATGTCGATAATGTCCAGAAGTTCCTTTTTGATCGACAGGGTGACCAAACAACTGGAAATCAGCAGCACTATATGAGACGTCCTGAACAAGGACAATCTAAGTTACCCGATGGATATTCTGCCAATTTGGCCAATTCATCTACAATGAGAAACCAGATTAATGCTGGCAGTTTCACATCTTTTGACAGTTTGTCTCTTGGATCTGGGTTTGCTTCCCCTAGGATTGGTTCTAGATCCCCTGGAGGGACTGTATCTTCTCGACAAAATTTAGCTGGTATGTCTAACATGCTAAACTATAATGGAATTGGAAGTCCAACTGCCTCACCTTCTCTTCAGACTTCTATTGATCCGGCATATATCCAGTACCTTGCTCAGCTTGCAGCTACCTGTGATGATCCTCTAATGGACAGGGGCCATCTAGGAAATTCTTACATGGACTTACTTGGTACTCATAAAGCTAACATTGGCCCTTTACTCCAGTCTCAAAAACAATATGGTTACTATGGCAATCTTGGATTTAACCTTGGTTATCCTGGAAGTCCATTGGCGAGTCCTGTTCTTCCCTCTTCACCTATTGCGCCAGGCAGTCCACTTAGGCATGGTGAGCGCAACATGCGCTTTCCATCAGGCATGAGAAACTTCGGTAATTCCTTTGGTTCATGGAATTCAGGCATGGGTGGAAAGATGGATGCCAATTTGATGCCCTCACTTCTGGAGGAATTCAAGAGCAACAAAAGTAAATCATATGAGCTCTCCGAAATAGCTGGCCATGTTGTTGAGTTTAGGTATGGTTCTTTCTCATTTATGTTTCTAGAAACATGATAATATTGTAACATGCAATTCATCCTACTGTTTTTTGAATATCATGTAGTGCCGATCAATATGGGAGCCGGTTTATACAACAGAAGCTAGAAACAGCCAGTACTGAAGAAAAGGACATGGTTTTTTCAGAAATCATGCCTCAAGCTCTCACATTGATGACTGATGTATTTGGAAATTATGTTGTCCAAAAGGTAGGAGTATGGAAGTGCTGCCCAGATATCTGTTTGAGATTGGTTGCTGTCATATATCTTTTCTTAACTCTGCTCCATTTTCTCAGTTTTTTGAGCATGGAAGCACTGCCCAGATAAAGGAATTGGCCGGTCAGCTTATTGGACGTGTCCTTGCTCTTAGTCTTCAGATGTATGGGTGCCGGGTTATACAGAAGGTGCTTGTCAACTGAAATACCACAAACCTTCATGTCTATTTATTACTATTTGATAAGTGGAGTTTTTTTTGCCTTGCTAGCATGTTGTTGCCTCAAAAATAATTTACCTTGCACAATATTTCATACTGTTGCCTCCGTGTGGTCAGAGCCATTTGGCTTACAGATTTTGGTGTATTGTTGGTCTATACTTTTCTCCTGATTATGAAACAAGTTAGTATGAAAACACATGCAACAAACAACTCTAATATCAGAAGCATATGTTGGATGATCGTTGGCAGGCTTAATTGTATACATCTTATCTGTGCTTGTAGCCTTGTACAAGTTGTCATCTCTAGAATTTACATAATTGGCTAAAAGGTTGTAGCAAGTAACATGTTGTTCCTCATGCTATTGATGATATATGTGCAGGCTATAGAAGTTGTTGATTTGGAGCTGCAGACTAAAATGGTTGCGGAGCTGGAGGGCCATGTCATGCGCTGTGTGCGTGATCAAAATGGGAACCATGTTATACAGAAATGTATAGAGTGCATTCCTCAGCATGCTATTGAGTTTATTATCTCGACATTCTATGGCCAAGTTGTAATGCTATCCACTCATCCATATGGTTGTCGAGTTATTCAGGTATGCTAATTATATGCATCACTCTCATCCATCTGGAGGCTTACTAATTGAAATACTTCAACTTATTGTTATATCACAAATTTCTACAGAGGGTTCTAGAGCATTGTGATGATCCTAAAACACAGCAAATAATGATGGATGAGATTCTCCAGTCTGTTTGCTTGCTGGCTCAGGACCAGTATGGCAACTATGTTGTTCAGGTCAGTTCCATGTTCAGTTTTGAAAGATGTACATGCTGTACCTGTCTACCTGGTTGTGTGGGCCGTGTTGTGCAGTAACATCTCTAGGCTATTATGTTGATCTCAGTTTGTTGTTTGCTTGATGACTGTTATAATTCAATGCTGAAATATGGATCATGGACCCCCTCCCCTCTTGTAATTAAATATAGGTAGACTATTTTGTTGTATCAGCGTTAGTTCAATTTATTGTAACCTGCAATTCACCCTCAGAACACACCCCGGCATATGAAAAAAAAACAGCTGGCTTGCCACATGCTATAACTGTAGCCGCCACCTGAAAACGGAGCTACATGTCCAGGGAAAAGGATCTTATGAGTAACTTCTCGGAGCCACACTGCTCCAGCCGAACACCATACAGTTCAGAATTTTGCCATGGGGTATGCCACACCCACATCAAAAGTTGTACATACACTTCAGTAAAAATCCATTCAGCAATTTGGTAAACAACCCTAAAATGGTTGTACATGTACTAAATGACATGTAGATCTTGAATTcaacaataagtaaacaatgcatGAATAATCAACAAATAAATCCTTAATTACTACTTCCTACATCTACAGGCGACATGAATCAGTTGAATTAATTGATGGATAAATTGATCTAGTTAGTAACTAACTACTGCCACAATAAGTATGTAACATAGCTTAGCCTTGGCCTTGGGGAGTTCAGACTTTAGGGCCTGCAGTACTTCTGCCTGTCCAATCTAGCCATGTGCCATGCTGCCATGTGGAACATGAAGCAACAAGAGAGGCAAGGCGTTGATGCCTGACAGCCTAGCCTGCTAATGCTAATGGCCTGGTGTAAAGCAGGAGAGTTTAGGATCTGTGTGGATAAGCAAACCGGAGTTCAAAGGAAAAGCGGGTGCTGGGAATTCACCAGGCGTGGCACGACGGTGTTGTGGTGGTCGGCAGCAGTCCTCGGTTTGGTTGCTTGGCGCTCCAGTGTGGCAGCGCCTGCCACCTGGTCACCCTGTTGGCTAGGAATGGGTCAGAGATTCGCGGACAGGAGTGCTATGTCTTTGTTACAAAGGAATTGTTGGGCTGGGCTTAGGGTATTAAGGTATACCACCATCTCTGGGTGGCCTACTGGGGTCTGCACCTCATCATAGGACATACTCTCATTTTCCCACCTTACAGGACCACTGTGAAACATGGTTCTCAATTGCATATTACTATATTAGAGCTTGCAGTCTCTCCCTGAAGCGACTATCAAATATGTTATATGTCTTAGTATGATTTTGAGGTGCAAGTATGCAACCTTTACTCAAGTATGGCTTGATATTGCCAAACTGACAGTGCTTCTGTAATTTAGCTGCTAGTCAATTCATGTAAACTACAATACTGCACATGTTACTTGTCACTATTTGTCTACAAACACTTGAACGCTTACATTGAGCACAAATTGAGTTTTTTGAACTCAGTATTGAGTATTGACATTTCATTGCCCAGTTGCCCTTAAGTGGTTTCCATTTATGTTTTCTCTAGTAAATATGTAGACGTGTAGTTTATTTGATTGATTGCTGTGGTAATGTGGTGCTACTAATTATTACTCACCACAGGATATCAGTAAATAATGTTTTGGAGGTAGGTAGTTTTCAACATGGCTTGGGTTGCTGacatttatttttatttgcaaattGTGTTATTATGTAAGTACTTCTGGGGATAATTCTATGGATATTATTTTTGTTGGGGCAATAATGAATAAAATGATGGTTTTGTTAGCCAAAGTTTGAAATAGTCCACTGCATACATCCCAATGTGCCCCCTCCTGGCTGTAAGCAGGGCACATAATCTTGCTTTAGGATTTGGCATAGATTCAGTCAAATGTTGCACTTGCAATGTGGACAGGTTTTATGGGATAACCATTGCCGTATGTTTAGTCATGATTCTGAGATCTTTCGGGACCTTTGATTTGTTTGCGCTAGACGTTTAGTTTCTCAATATTTTATTCTCACTAGTGACTTGCTGAACTCCACAGCATGTTCTGGAACATGGCAAACCCCATGAGAGATCAGCTATTATTGAGAAGCTAATTGGCCAAATTGTGCAAATGAGCCAGCAAAAATTTGCCTCAAATGTCATCGAGAAGTGCTTAGTCTTTGGAAATCCTGTAGAACGTCAGGTTCTGATTGGTGAGATGCTTGGATCCACTAGCGAAAGCGAACCTCTTGAGGTATGGTGATGTTTGAAACTTTTCTTTATCTTCTTTGAAGTAGTTTTTATTTAAGCACAAGTGACCGAATGCTTTGTTCACCACTTAGTACTGACATGGGTTTGCATTGTCTGTTGCGATAGGTAATGATGAAAGACCAGTTTGGAAACTATGTGGTGCAGAAGGTGTTAGAAACTTGTGACGATCAGCAGAGAGAGATGATCCTAACAAGGATAAAGACACACCTGAACACACTCAAGAAGTACACATATGGGAAGCACATAGTAGCACGCGTAGAGAAGCTTGTTGCTGCTGGAGGTATCTTCATTCACTTATGTCTCCAGGACTTGACATTATCTGTGTATCATGTTGGTCTAGGGACTAATAATGATG of Zea mays cultivar B73 chromosome 8, Zm-B73-REFERENCE-NAM-5.0, whole genome shotgun sequence contains these proteins:
- the LOC100279770 gene encoding Pumilio homolog 1; the encoded protein is MVTEMAARGGEAAAFGAETDRGDFEVFRSGSAPPTVEGALGAAGADGGLLVDDDLRADPAYQSYYYSSAHLNPRLPPPLLSKEDWRSSHHRLRSAGFGGIGDGRRQQQQASAAEGTVGLPGIDLGRQRSFSTIFQEDSYQRDMDRHTASHNSNDLLGSSGIQYGLNRGSGTIGGLHSSNSLRSLDEIQNNDLPSNTFASILGSSLSRSASPDPELVRRAPSPSLPPIGVKVGNTDKKINGGSTSFRRSSSAIGESDDLVAALSGMNLSSRAMSGQTMDQSQLYQDVDNVQKFLFDRQGDQTTGNQQHYMRRPEQGQSKLPDGYSANLANSSTMRNQINAGSFTSFDSLSLGSGFASPRIGSRSPGGTVSSRQNLAGMSNMLNYNGIGSPTASPSLQTSIDPAYIQYLAQLAATCDDPLMDRGHLGNSYMDLLGTHKANIGPLLQSQKQYGYYGNLGFNLGYPGSPLASPVLPSSPIAPGSPLRHGERNMRFPSGMRNFGNSFGSWNSGMGGKMDANLMPSLLEEFKSNKSKSYELSEIAGHVVEFSADQYGSRFIQQKLETASTEEKDMVFSEIMPQALTLMTDVFGNYVVQKFFEHGSTAQIKELAGQLIGRVLALSLQMYGCRVIQKAIEVVDLELQTKMVAELEGHVMRCVRDQNGNHVIQKCIECIPQHAIEFIISTFYGQVVMLSTHPYGCRVIQRVLEHCDDPKTQQIMMDEILQSVCLLAQDQYGNYVVQHVLEHGKPHERSAIIEKLIGQIVQMSQQKFASNVIEKCLVFGNPVERQVLIGEMLGSTSESEPLEVMMKDQFGNYVVQKVLETCDDQQREMILTRIKTHLNTLKKYTYGKHIVARVEKLVAAGEKRLGLQPACTAA